The DNA sequence TCTGAAGTTATTTAtggtaataattaaacattataaagaaaattacaaaaataaaatgcattatataaaaaaggcaTCGGATGCTTGTACTTCCTTTATTCGAGTCGTTAAATAATTCactgtgtatattttatttgtaatatctaATTGGAGGTCCTTTTTTTAGGTtggtatttaaaacttaataataataaaaaaaaatttgacgaataaaaaaaatcagttattttaattttctgattAAATCTTaggacttataatttgaaattgtttttatgacaataaaacatttttaatcctTATTACACGTTATTTGGTGaaacttatttattcaaaaagtttttaattaaactttatttgaatgaaaatagtttaaatcgAAGTGACGACCAGAAAAGAgaactgaaaaataatatttttttattaataaagtttagtGTAACATGTTTCCGATGTAAGCTTAGAAATAAGGCTTTGATAATAACTTTTTcagtatacatattttaaaaggaatttaCAGGTCGGCCAAACTTTGatcagtattttataaaaaaatacctattaaACGCACCTGTTTTAAGCTaggctttttttaaattttgtaaataaaatttcttcatatCTCTCACGCCATATCAGTTctcgtatataataatatcaaaaatataatttcaaaaatatttaggtttttatttacattttttttctatttatcaaataaataaagacatttGACTTAATTCTTAGTTAACAGCAATGgtcattaaaaactatacttaatttatttggagAGGTGCATATACAAAGTAgaattttgtcttttttattatgcttTACACTCAGTTGACCACACTAacactttttaaaacttatttcgtagggacaaaataaacaataataatcgTTTTAGGATCCAATGGCTTCATATGATGTAAACTCCCAAGACTCGGATCCTCAACCACGGTACGACATGATAGACTCCAATCGACATGGGACCAGATGTGCTGGCGAGGTCGCTGCTACAGCTAACAACTCACTCTGCGCTGTTGGTGTCGCTTATGAAGCCAGCGTAGGAGGTATGTTAATACTTAGCGAGGAACGATTTCTGGATTTACATAGATTTATAATGcgcatacattaaaattttactaactgTTTAcgatattcttttaaattattaataaatgtcaaaatgCTTGACTGATTTTGAGGAGAATGATTCAAGAACGTGAtgcttttatttgtatagatcGTTTTCAAGTAATGGTTGTTGTAATCGTCATAaaagtgattaaaaattatattacagtatgttaattttgataattgtaGATTGAAAATACCAAAgcgtatttgaaataaatatattaacaatatactcgtaaatttgtaattatttccaactataatataattttgtagatgtttAAGTACATTGTCTTTTTGTTCCAAATATGTTTTTCCCTTCAGTGTTTTCATTATCAACGAATTATGATTATCgtacgtatttatataatagttgaTGTATTATGTATCAGTTGTACACCGAAACCGCTTCCGGTAataaacaatacttttataacttttggGAGAGATTGTTTAGATGAGATCGTTTTTTATAAGACGTTCGTTTCGACATTTTTGTGTTTGTTGTTCTTTTGTTTCTTTGTCTTATTTCACTCCGTGatagttcaataaataatatttttgttataaaaacaagtaaCTAAGATACATTGCAAAGATTCTCTCTAACATGGTAAGGTTATAAATTAGACAAATACTGATACTAATATACTTCCAGCAAATCAAATGATCTAACCGCAGGTACTTCATCGTActactatttttattgaattatcatTTCTTACTCTACCCACAGAAgcaatttataaaacgaaataaatcacaggtaaattaaatacatgatTATAAAATGGGACAAAGAGcgcagtcagtcagtcagtttCAAGAgagaaaattatgttaaaacttGTAAgacataaagatattttatttgaaagcagATGAAAACAGCGAaagtcttatttaattaataatatttataatgaataaagttGAATGGaaatgatacaaaaatatattaaaaagatgaaCACGGAACGTAGACACATACACTATTATAATAGTTCATGGGTCAATGGTATAGAGTTGCCGTGAACGAACTATGAGCAATTCTATTTACATTTAGAACTTTTTAATAAGACTACGattccaattaaaattaacataaaagtaCTTTCACTTCAATAGATATAAGTACGTTTTGCATAATCAGACGTTTCTGGGTCAGAATGGCGACAACCCTCATTGCAGACTTGCatatgtgaaaaattaattagtagTGAAATTGCTTTGCCAACATCTTTTTCGACTTTAATGCAGGACATTATCATTATTCTCATTGTGTTTTTTTGaactatttcataattataaccTATTTGTGCCTCTTTTCAAtgcttagatttttttatacggaGAAGTGATCTAAAGTATCGATTGTTTTATTCCTAAATTTTCagtaaagttattataaaatcgatGTTTTGGTGTGCCTTAAAGTCATGCAAAAACATATACAGAGTTGACAGATATGAgaagaatgttttattattgatttttttaaaataaataataccaaaTTGAAcgtttaaagtaaaaactaCTTTTCTAAATTTGTTTCAGTTTCATTGTGAAATGTAAAACCATTATTAATcgtgtaatttatttgattgcacttaaagtaattttcgccaataaaaattattacatagcCTATATGGCTTTGTTAAATAccaacaaaactaaaaaaagcTACTAACACttgacattatttttgaaatgatgttgaatattaatttattaactaccCACTACCATTAATCACTTTCAATTACTAtcgaaaaactaaaaacagtcatgataaaattttaaaatcattcaaaagtaaaatgaacaaactattttagtaagcatgaattaaaatatctgaaatatatttaaataatctttgttTCAGATTCATGTTAGAAATGTGCAAATGTTGTTGATAGGATCAAATGTTGTACGTTAACTTTGTTATTTCTTCGACTCACGAAGGGTAACGTGttagttttaagtatttagaATACAAGTAAGATTTATTTCGAGCTTTATATTCTttggtaaaataataagaatcttaaaacagaattaaagtaacctaattttgttatagataAATAGTATTGAAAGAGTTAATATTGGGTTGTTTTTGTCACGTTTTTGTGTAGATATGTTTATATCTTCAGTTTGATATTACAATGAACCTAatctttattcaatattccttattattttttgggtTTCAGTTAACTCAATTtcgataataatgtttattggGTAATTCTGTATCATTGTTAaagattgatatattttattacgaggAAGATGTATTTCATTACTgtctcttaaaaataaaagttttttacgtTTCATAATGAAgtgtcaaataatatttttctgtacatacattattaaaaagtattttatatttaaaaatatcgaggaataaaacttcatattattatatctgaaATCTACTGGAACCTTGAGACTTGAAGCTTAAACAATGAAATTGCAATTAGCCTTTTGAGGTCAACTCTTGTTACAACTTTTACTTGCTACAAGATAATTTTCTACTAACAATTCGCTTCCTTTCGATTACTTTCGTTTTCCGcgaaatgtataaatgtataagtttTCCTTCACTCAATACATAATAAgttgttttcatttcaatagtaactcagatatttatattgattttaacgTATAACGTATTCTCACAGGGGTAAGAATGTTAGATGGAGACGTGACAGATGCGGTCGAGGCTCGTTCTTTGAGTCTTAACCCTCAACATGTAGATATATACAGCGCTTCCTGGGGACCTGATGATGATGGAAAAACGGTTGACGGACCTGGAGAATTGGCCACCCGAGCGTTCATTGAAGGTGTTACAAAGGTGACCTATTTTATGATACACTATTCCTTAAGAGatatttatcacaaaataaataactcttTCAAAAACATAATGCTGTTATaactcataattttaaatgtatgatgTTAATGCTCAAAAATGGTttacgtatattaaattataattctggAAAGTTATTAACCTtagtgataattttatttctacaaaataatctccgtaattactattttatttttaaagtcttcgaattaaatttaattaaattaaatcttttggaTAGTGTAAAAcagtttttctattaaaagaaaattattttgagaaTTTCGTTCAAATTCCATCAAACACAATTAcgtttttgaaaatttgtgTTTACATTAAAGTATTGCCATAATCATTATAAAGCTAGGTTATTATTGGTTGCTCTTTTCATGACGACAACCACATTTTCAATTTCCTATAAGCATTTATGAAACTGAAAAAAACATTGAGATTGAGAAATAGATGATTTCTATGATAAAAAACCAATAaggtatttacatatattttaaaattatcttctttTTAACTAGTCTGCTTATAGCTTcgattaagtttttattaaaatgtagaaCGACTTCGAAGCGACAGTCTTCCTAgaaaccaaattaaaaaagttacaatTGTCCTCACAATGTAGTTTGAGttttcaagtttttaaaacgtatattgtaaaacttattttaattaaaagaaaaactcatcttaattacaataaagtatgtataagaataatattatggtggaaatattattagttaaatccttgttataacaaaactcctataaaatatgttattagaGATATTATGCAGGTTCCTTTGGGAAGATTTGATAACCTTTAATTGAGTGATtgagttaataaattatccttgtttatagttttgtttgtatCCAAATACTTGCTCGTGATAAAATAgaggaaattatttaaattactactaCGTCCTACGTATATTacctaaatataaacaaatatcatgCTATAAAGTCATTTTGAGAGCAATATCGATGTTTCTCTGTAGCTTTAAttcaacttataaaatatcgcGTGAAAGAGAATACAGTTaggaataattttctttaatacaacGCAGGGTCGAAACGGTAAAGGATCGATATTTGTGTGGGCTTCGGGTAATGGCGGCCGGGAGCACGATAATTGCAATTGTGATGGCTACACAAATTCCATATGGACCCTCTCAATATCATCCGCTACAGAGCGAGGGGACGTGCCCTGGTATTCTGAAATGTGTAGTTCCACCCTGGCAGCTACGTACAGCTCCGGGGCTACTGATGAGAAACAGGTAAAGTTTATTGCCAAAGACATAGGCATATTATCTTGGATTTCATATCAGTAAACACAGTGATATCATCATCTACAGAGAGttcaattaaagtaatattttactactCAGGTGGTGACAACGGATCTGCACCACTCGTGCACAACAGGTCACACTGGTACTTCAGCCTCTGCTCCCCTCGCAGCCGGAATATGCGCCCTCGCTCTAGAAGCCAACAAGGATCTCACATGGAGAGACATGCAGCATATTGGTAAGCAATTCgttattatttcctttttaacATAAGCAATTCtatcaatatcaatattcTTATCTTAACTGCAACGTCATAATTACAGAATCAAaggaatttttttgtatttatagacCGCTTTCGATTCTCCTTTATCCACATTTTAAGATTTCGATGGTTAATTCATTATCCATTGtaataacgttttatttacaattggttcaataaaatattagaaaaaatcttaatcacttcaatatataaacaaacattttaacttttatcaaatttttaggtaacattaaatatttgtacaattaACAATTCTCTTTAGTTTgcttgattattaaaaatagttgaaGTTCAGTAGAAACAGttctattatatgtatatatatgtatatagtaatagcatttatgaaattaaatctgatatcaataaaattcctATTGGAAATTCagcaacaatttatatataattttgtaagataCTCTAGGGAACGATGtattgtgaaattaaaaaaaaaaatctgtaacattgaattattgtagactaggtaccagccccggcttcgtaccagctctttacaaaaaatataaaatagcctatttaattttgagaactattaaaattatattatgataacctTCAAATACTACGcacgatttaaatgattttgaaaAGTAAGTTATAGaaactgatgtaggcttgaaaacgaattaatttattttgataagactcaATACCGTACTTATGTATATAGCTTTCTAATAAACGCTttggaatgccaatttttaaaaggtgtaaaatggatatagtatgttatccttaaggtatagacatatagcacccggacttttctgtagacctatataagatatacaATTCcaccttatattattttgttttatctcaAAGTCTTTAGGCTTaggttaaaagctctcagacgacTCATGTTTTCCCTACATCTTCAACAAGTATCGTTAATTTACACACAAGAAAATACAaaaccttaacaaattatatactaaaacctttctTGAGAATCACGCTgccgagtggtgataactgtgtgataatcggtgcagtagtttttccgtttatcgcgaacagaccgacagacagacgcggcgaggaattttgttttataatatgtattgatgatgattgtatttaaaaaatagttaatatgGACGTAAATTGTGCCAAGTAAAAATGAGTGTTCATTCTGTATCGCGCAAAaagaacaaatttataaaaatgttgtatttcatttccagtagtttttctatttttgtagACATGTTccatttaaaacagttttttcgttttaaatgGATAACCTTGTTAAATATCATACTGACATCAGTGGCGGAAGGATGTGTATAATTCAGTCGTGATAAACAGAAACTTCACAAGTTTGTTACGAGTTTAAGCGTGACATAAATTtgctttttgaatatttatgaataattttgcaCCCTTAttaacaaaagtatttaattgcAACGTAAAACTaacgtttcattatattttatccttGTTTGTGAACTTGACACATTTTTGAATTTAGGTTTCCAATATTTTACCGTTTCTGCAGGAATTCTCAATGAAGTTTGTAAcagtttttactaaataaaattatttagttgcCTTTTCACAAAATGGGAATCTTAGAAAATTGCGTTATGAACGTGGAAATTCTCAAATAGCACTGTGTATATTGAGAAGCTACTGTACAAACAATTCGTAACTTTCTTGTTTCCTACAATAACTCATGAAAAGTTTCACTCCCAAAAGAAAACCGTGGTCGATAAAGAAGCCAAATTGAaagataagaaattaaataaacggcGACTTTGGTGTTAATGATGaaacaatattgaattaatttgaaaaaaagaaaagctGGTTATTGTGGATGACGAATGTGGGTGCATCATATCCACTAGAGAAATATGATGTTATTTGTGTTAACAGAGACATACTGAGCGATAGTCAGATAACTATATGAAATCGGTTAGTCCTCGAAATATTTACGTACTCGTAGGAAAGAAAAGTTTACTCAAGAAAATCTACTGTTGATTGTTCGGTCAAccaatatagatatttataattatattcatgtaATAAGTATGAAGATACCTAAAAGCTTTTTTTCAATTTGGAAAATTCATTCAATCTTTTCTACGATTGGATCTTGATATTGACAATAAGAGAATTTTTAAAGGTAGATATTAACTAATCGAGAATGGTCAATTGCTCTAACCCACTGTTCACGAAAGACGTTTTGCTAAATGCAGAAGCTACGTAAGATTCAGAAACAACTTTGTGAAGAAAGTAACCataattaaatacacaaatatcatgaattatagttttctaattttatcCCTCAAAACGTTAATAaatgttcattaaataatCCCACCATACTGTATTATATTGGTAATTATAGTGGCGCACttagctttaaatatttatacacataaaataaggTCTTTAATTACGCATCTAAGTAGTATTTAGCTAATTGCTcgttttatatctaaaatccATTTAAAGCCATCTGTTATATGTGTTGCCAAAACTTTAGTATATTAATTCCCGATCTGGTTTTCCAGACGGAGGCATACGACTCTTGTGAACGGTAATAAAGCAAAATTAGAGTTATATGGTATATAACACTAGATCAACAGACGGCCtgtcatttcaaacaagtttAGCAAAGAGTACATTAGTTTTACATCACaagttttcttaaattttctatgtaaCATCGCAATTTTtcttaccaaaaaaaataaaataaaatcaacgtttataattaacgaataaaaaatatgcatttgtttatattttgaaagctgtatcataaaaaaattaaaaactttgtctccaaaataaacaacaaaattaaggGGACCACCGCCCTTAACATTTAGgagtatgaataataaatgttaaccGATTCTCAGACTTACCCGATATGCACACAAAGTTTCATGAAAATTTGTCGAGCGATTTCGGAAGAGTTTGACAACAAACACCGCTAAGCGATATGTATAaagtactatatattttttttatttctgtcttaatttattataattttttggtaCTCAGTGGTTCGGACTGCCAGACCTGAGCGTTTGAGTCTTGGTGGCGATTGGAAGGTTAACGGCGTTGGTAGGAACGTGTCACATTCTTTCGGATATGGGTTGCTCGATGCAGCTGGCATGGTCCGACTGGCCAGAACATGGAAAACAGTTCCAACTCAAAGACGATGTGAGCTGGCTGCTCCCAGACCACAGAGAGCGGTGCCACCAAGATCATCTATAACACTTCATGTAAGAAATTGTAGCCATTTTGATAACCAGGGATGAAAATTTGAGTTCTATGTGTGGTTTTTTTATTCGCAGCTAAATGTTGGTGCATGTCCGGGAGTAAACTATTTGGAACACGTTCAAGCTCGAGTATCGCTGTCCGCTGCACGTAGAGGAGACCTTCGAATTGCATTGACTTCACCTGCCGGAACTAGAGTGACGTTGCTGGCTCCAAGGTTGGTAGAACTAATATAAGCGATAAGACTTTATAATATACGAGTctgatgttatttttgtttcgtgttaagtatttcttattaaaataattagtttttttttctacctaCTTGtagttgaataaattttgtaattttctatgcatattattctttataacgtaaaattaacatcagaatattttaaaaaggaactaaggaaatatattattacaagagACGCTATTTGTTCCTATTATCAAAGAGATGTTTGACTACGTAGAGCGACTACAGAGAACATTTGCACCAGCTGCTGACGGCAGAACAATACAACGAGCTTTGTGTAACGTACCTATAATCTTGCATAATCACTCTAAcgactattaatatatagaaataatattgaaaataattaagtaataattaagtatttacGATTGCttcgctttaaattatttattatattgtaatcttTTGAGGTTTTACActgtaaataaatcataagcTAAAATTAAGACTtacatttaagtataattCCGATTGTTAAAGTGTTAATTATGGTCATTTGTATACCATTCTCCACCTCCTTTGCTATATATCTTATTTCCAACCATTCGACTAACTTATAGTGCAATTACTGAACTTCAAGCCAGTCAGTGGCGTACTTTGTCACTGTGAAACAGCATACGTAGCAATAAAACCTCATTTCAGTTCACCCGTGCTCCGTTCTCGACATAATGAAGATATGCAATTTTAGTTTCTAACacgattcaataaaatttattttaacgtaacggtggaaattaaatttcatatggGTGAGACATTACATGTATTTATACCTTAcgcatttattttactttgtgAGTCTTTAATCGTAAATTTTGTGGCGTAGggatgttaattaaattaaagtgtaTGTACcgtacaaatgtatttttcaaattcaGATTccatattatctataaaatatattaattactgctgtcagttatttttaaatgtattccgTTGCTAAGTTtacttcattaaataatatagttactTAGTCTCAATATTGTTCTGATTTACAACATCACAAGAATTTAGGAATTCGAAAGGTAAATTTAGCGAAAAAAATTCAGGATCAAAATGAACATTATAAAAGCAGAACGTTGTTCGTTTAATTTCCGTAGTTCTTAAATTATGCAGCCTTAATCGGTGTTTGGGGTTAATGCAATTATGTTGTTAATTTCCAGACTACGATATACGAGATATAGGATTGTTGTCTACCATGTAGTCCATAAATGTTTATCTCtaatttaaacagaaatttaCCAGAACTAGTtgctacaaataaaattgatcCATATCAATAAATCAGATTTTACTGATTTtgtgttttcatataaatggtttgataaattttaatctatgaATTCAGACCCCGTGATTCCTCTCGAGCCGGTTTCAACGCCTGGCCATTCATGTCTGTACATATGTGGGGAGAGTCACCACTCGGAGTCTGGCAACTGGAGGTTTCAAATGAAGGAAGATACATGggtaagttaataatattatgtacatatttagtaATTGAAAAAACGAACAAAAGTCTTTATTGTCAAATAGGTGATTTagattatcataattataagataaatattaatgttttatattttgtattgtaatttcaaattataacatgttttatagacttttaatgttataaagtttAGGTacaattttagaataaaattaactcgGTGCATAAagaatagtaattttaataattaaaaaaaaatctatattaattacttgatataataataataaggacTATGAAACTTTCATatcataaatagatttatgtattccaaaaatatgatatttcaaaaaaatgtgCATGTCAAATGTCAACAACGTTATCTCCTGGGAGGTAAACTTTTACTTTAAGCCATGAGAAACTTCTAACTTTACTAATATCCCCGTCTAGAAAGAGTCTATAAATCGAAGTCgactttgaaatatatatttagtcacTAAGAGAAAGTTCATAAAAGTTAGcgttttatacatttagaGAGCTATGGGACCCAAATGTTTTCTTACTTTCGATACCTTAGGTCGGGCGACTTTACAAGACTGGTCGTTAACATTATATGGAACAAGC is a window from the Danaus plexippus chromosome 19, MEX_DaPlex, whole genome shotgun sequence genome containing:
- the LOC116767843 gene encoding furin-like protease 1, isoforms 1/1-X/2 isoform X4 encodes the protein MAREDIISFGILSLMFLIEVSLAHYTPTWAVHIPAGKETADAVAAEHGFINFGEIFDNHYHFHHNSVVKRSISPAHEHHNLLEMDDRVLWAKQQRVLSRKKRDFIPYPTSTAETNSSEVPSMKREASKRMSHSRVKGRPRSTDSKFLLNDPKWPHMWYLNRGGGLDMNVIPAWREGITGRGVVVTILDDGLETDHPDLVSNYDPMASYDVNSQDSDPQPRYDMIDSNRHGTRCAGEVAATANNSLCAVGVAYEASVGGVRMLDGDVTDAVEARSLSLNPQHVDIYSASWGPDDDGKTVDGPGELATRAFIEGVTKGRNGKGSIFVWASGNGGREHDNCNCDGYTNSIWTLSISSATERGDVPWYSEMCSSTLAATYSSGATDEKQVVTTDLHHSCTTGHTGTSASAPLAAGICALALEANKDLTWRDMQHIVVRTARPERLSLGGDWKVNGVGRNVSHSFGYGLLDAAGMVRLARTWKTVPTQRRCELAAPRPQRAVPPRSSITLHLNVGACPGVNYLEHVQARVSLSAARRGDLRIALTSPAGTRVTLLAPRPRDSSRAGFNAWPFMSVHMWGESPLGVWQLEVSNEGRYMGRATLQDWSLTLYGTSTPAAKNDPIPFRNPIIRNRSNATRPVVVQTGRKNNRGKSVPIVQTYTVGLVKRKKNKNSKNPNRNSQKKQGRPATRSPIESSTSRLTTSTTPDLSLNLRGDLTDPLSDVRGRKMSNLFEQYPKIQRIYPAPLQANAGPLTQWELIFYGTETPAQESDVSTESNVVGTNPGTVWSAIPSDVNQNVIDDDLALVWHDSHAIFRLLK